A genomic stretch from Nocardia wallacei includes:
- a CDS encoding serine/threonine-protein kinase, translating to MRPLEPDDPTTIGQYRLLGILGAGGMGRVYLGRNSGGRTVAVKVVRPDLSGDTEFRTRFRREVAAARRVAGPYTVPVLDADLDTPRPWLATGFVSGLSLSDAVDGYGPLPEPALITLATGLARALVDIHATGLVHRDLKPSNVLLAVDGPRVIDFGIARAADDTALTTTGKIIGSPGYMCPEQITGTAPAGPAGDVFALGGLLVYAATGTGPFGSGDSVAMLWRVVQEPARLDGVPDRLRTLVAACLDKDPESRPAPADLAARLAPLGAADTRGWLPAPILEDISRRAIALLDLEIVAPAVDTPPAPLVAHPATGGSNQPTPNPTTRPHPDTPPPAANPAARQPPPIGAPAHPGTTIRRDLPPPPPAPRPKRTALIAATTAAVLAAAGTISGILAYNHDTRATDATRTTADTPGSAGAETSGDSETPSPATSYSTLPRDYVGTWKGTATDGIVVYTIVVDLNNGSVGDELGTASNTSRTSGQKCERAETLTAATSDEIALQARLTAGDTSALGCQDDGNWSKLRLAPDGSVDYRMQGIIGDIAGTLRKN from the coding sequence ATGCGCCCACTGGAACCCGATGACCCGACCACCATCGGGCAGTACCGGCTACTCGGCATCCTCGGCGCCGGCGGCATGGGACGCGTCTACCTCGGACGCAACAGCGGCGGCCGCACCGTCGCGGTCAAAGTGGTCCGCCCCGACCTGTCCGGCGACACCGAATTCCGCACCCGCTTCCGCCGCGAGGTCGCCGCCGCCCGCCGCGTCGCCGGACCCTACACCGTGCCCGTCCTCGACGCCGACCTCGACACCCCGCGCCCCTGGCTCGCCACCGGATTCGTCTCCGGCCTGTCCCTCAGCGACGCCGTCGACGGCTACGGCCCCCTGCCCGAGCCCGCGCTGATCACCCTCGCCACCGGCCTGGCCCGCGCACTGGTCGACATCCACGCCACCGGGCTGGTCCACCGGGACCTGAAACCGTCCAATGTGCTGCTGGCCGTGGACGGCCCGCGCGTCATCGACTTCGGCATCGCCCGCGCCGCCGACGACACCGCCCTCACCACCACCGGCAAGATCATCGGCTCCCCGGGCTACATGTGCCCCGAGCAGATCACCGGCACCGCCCCCGCCGGGCCCGCGGGCGACGTCTTCGCGCTCGGCGGCCTGCTGGTCTACGCCGCGACCGGCACAGGCCCGTTCGGCAGCGGCGACTCGGTCGCCATGCTGTGGCGCGTCGTCCAGGAACCGGCCCGCCTCGACGGCGTCCCCGACCGCCTCCGCACCCTGGTGGCAGCCTGCCTGGACAAAGACCCCGAATCCCGCCCGGCCCCAGCCGATCTCGCCGCCCGCCTCGCCCCGCTCGGCGCCGCCGACACCCGCGGCTGGCTGCCCGCCCCGATCCTCGAGGACATCAGCCGCCGCGCCATCGCCCTGCTCGATCTCGAAATCGTGGCACCGGCCGTCGACACCCCACCGGCCCCGCTCGTCGCCCACCCCGCCACCGGCGGCTCGAACCAGCCCACACCGAACCCCACCACCCGACCGCACCCGGACACCCCACCACCCGCCGCGAATCCCGCTGCGCGCCAACCGCCTCCGATCGGCGCCCCCGCACACCCCGGGACCACGATCCGCCGCGACCTCCCGCCGCCACCGCCCGCACCCCGCCCCAAACGCACCGCCCTCATCGCCGCCACCACAGCCGCCGTGCTGGCCGCCGCGGGCACCATCAGCGGCATCCTCGCCTACAACCACGACACCCGCGCCACCGACGCCACCCGCACGACGGCCGATACACCCGGATCCGCCGGAGCGGAAACCTCCGGCGACTCCGAAACACCCAGCCCCGCAACGTCTTACAGCACGCTGCCGCGCGACTACGTCGGCACCTGGAAGGGCACCGCGACCGACGGAATCGTCGTCTACACCATCGTCGTCGACCTGAACAACGGCAGCGTCGGCGACGAGCTGGGCACCGCCAGCAACACCAGCCGCACCAGCGGCCAGAAGTGCGAACGCGCCGAAACCCTGACCGCTGCCACCTCGGACGAGATCGCGCTGCAGGCCCGCCTCACCGCCGGCGACACCTCGGCGCTCGGCTGTCAGGACGATGGGAACTGGTCGAAGCTGCGGCTCGCACCGGACGGCAGCGTCGACTACCGCATGCAGGGCATCATCGGCGATATCGCGGGCACCTTACGCAAGAATTGA
- a CDS encoding TetR/AcrR family transcriptional regulator — protein sequence MERATEDYMPGGRPRSFDADTALDRALEVFWRNGFEGTSLAELTAAMGINKPSLYAAFGNKQELFGKVLARYLDGPGAYAADALNAPTGREVIERLIHGAVDLTAGDSTPHGCLCVKTVQACGPDAHAVHQDAVTVRKAGEAALRRRLEQATDLPTRQQPAVLAALVHTISDGIAVQAAAGRSRDELRQVAHSALRALLDEAT from the coding sequence ATGGAGAGGGCCACGGAGGACTACATGCCCGGCGGACGCCCACGCTCGTTCGACGCAGACACCGCACTCGACCGCGCACTGGAGGTGTTCTGGCGCAACGGCTTCGAAGGCACCTCGCTGGCCGAGCTGACCGCCGCCATGGGCATCAACAAGCCCAGCCTCTATGCCGCCTTCGGCAACAAACAAGAACTGTTCGGCAAAGTCCTCGCCCGTTACCTCGACGGCCCCGGCGCCTACGCCGCCGACGCGCTCAACGCGCCCACCGGCCGCGAAGTCATCGAACGGCTGATCCACGGAGCCGTCGACCTGACAGCAGGCGACAGCACCCCCCACGGTTGCTTGTGCGTCAAGACCGTTCAAGCCTGCGGACCCGACGCGCACGCTGTACACCAGGACGCCGTCACGGTGCGCAAAGCAGGCGAGGCAGCACTGCGCCGACGACTCGAACAGGCCACCGACCTGCCGACCCGCCAGCAACCAGCCGTCCTGGCCGCACTCGTCCACACGATCTCGGACGGCATCGCCGTCCAGGCCGCGGCCGGGCGCAGCCGCGACGAACTGCGGCAGGTGGCCCACTCAGCGCTGCGCGCCCTCTTGGACGAAGCCACATAG
- a CDS encoding TAXI family TRAP transporter solute-binding subunit: MNRRGFLCATGILTAGALTGCDGDGTPTVRVAAGEVGGFYHAFAELLARAAAGTVHIEPVTTTGSFANLALLDRGEVDAALALADSIDADPDRGRLLAIGRVYENYLQFVVRDASGIRSAAELRGARISLGAPGSGATFTGDRLLRAAGLEPGRDVEITHLALRDAVTALGDGFIDALLWAGGVPTPALDVPQALRLLDLGDLAQPMRDRFGYLYDRVTIPADAYPGAAAVRTIGVANLLVTTGALPTRAAAALTELLITRPDELVPAEAAGTQFLDVRSLIGTDGVPLHPGAVPVYRRHHG; encoded by the coding sequence GTGAACCGGCGCGGATTCCTCTGCGCCACCGGCATTCTCACCGCCGGGGCGCTGACCGGCTGCGACGGGGACGGCACACCGACCGTGCGGGTGGCTGCGGGGGAGGTGGGCGGCTTCTACCACGCGTTCGCCGAACTGCTCGCCCGCGCCGCGGCCGGAACCGTCCACATCGAGCCGGTCACCACCACCGGATCGTTCGCCAATCTCGCCCTGCTCGACCGGGGCGAGGTCGATGCGGCACTGGCGCTGGCCGACTCGATCGACGCCGACCCCGACCGCGGACGGCTGCTGGCCATCGGGCGCGTCTACGAGAACTACCTGCAATTCGTCGTCCGCGACGCCAGCGGTATCCGCAGCGCGGCGGAGCTGCGGGGCGCACGCATCAGCCTGGGCGCGCCCGGTTCCGGCGCCACGTTCACCGGCGACCGGCTGCTGCGCGCCGCCGGGCTCGAGCCCGGACGCGACGTCGAGATCACCCACCTGGCGTTGCGCGACGCCGTCACCGCACTCGGCGACGGGTTCATCGACGCGCTGCTGTGGGCCGGTGGCGTCCCGACACCAGCCCTCGACGTGCCGCAGGCGCTGCGTCTGCTCGACCTCGGCGACCTCGCCCAGCCCATGCGGGACCGGTTCGGCTACCTCTACGACCGGGTCACCATCCCCGCCGACGCGTATCCGGGCGCGGCGGCGGTGCGGACCATCGGCGTCGCCAATCTGCTCGTCACCACCGGAGCACTGCCCACGCGGGCCGCCGCCGCGCTGACCGAGTTACTCATCACCCGCCCCGACGAGCTGGTGCCCGCGGAGGCGGCGGGGACGCAGTTCCTCGATGTGCGGTCGTTGATCGGCACCGACGGGGTGCCGTTGCATCCTGGAGCGGTCCCGGTATACCGCCGCCATCACGGCTGA
- a CDS encoding Gfo/Idh/MocA family protein, protein MIRVGVVGASGWADNSHLPALGALEEFEVTAVATTSQSSADRAAAAHGVRHAFAGAGELVVHPEVDLVVVSVKASGHAAVIKAALDAGKHVVSEWPLGIDADEAEELTEAAAAAGVVHAVVLQGHHSPSARFVTDLLADGRIGTLESVALVAEGAPWGGSRIWPDLVFGLDPSTGTNILTIMAGHFLAALERVAGPLTEVSARLPRMHDRVLIAGTEQTVPNATPSHVLLHGQLAGGATASVAVHGGNGPARYGFRLELVGSDATLTATPTQPGTFIHWGDWEIRIGEETLAMPATYRTVPASVQSGPPANIAALYQEVARAIAEARQPHPSFETALRHHRLLAAIEQSAADGIVRRVS, encoded by the coding sequence ATGATCCGAGTCGGAGTTGTCGGGGCCAGCGGTTGGGCGGATAACTCGCACCTGCCCGCGCTCGGAGCGCTCGAGGAGTTCGAGGTGACCGCAGTCGCGACCACCAGCCAGTCCAGCGCGGACCGGGCGGCGGCCGCTCACGGCGTACGGCACGCCTTCGCCGGCGCGGGCGAACTCGTCGTGCACCCTGAGGTCGACTTGGTCGTCGTGTCGGTGAAGGCGTCCGGGCATGCTGCCGTGATCAAAGCAGCGCTCGACGCCGGCAAGCACGTCGTGTCCGAGTGGCCGCTGGGCATCGACGCCGACGAAGCGGAGGAGCTGACCGAGGCCGCTGCCGCGGCCGGCGTCGTTCACGCGGTCGTTCTCCAGGGCCACCACTCCCCGAGCGCCCGCTTCGTCACCGACCTGCTGGCCGACGGCCGGATCGGCACACTCGAATCGGTCGCGCTGGTGGCCGAGGGCGCCCCCTGGGGTGGCAGTCGAATATGGCCGGACCTCGTGTTCGGCCTCGACCCTTCGACGGGAACCAACATCCTGACCATCATGGCCGGTCACTTCCTGGCCGCGCTCGAACGTGTCGCGGGCCCGCTGACCGAAGTCTCCGCACGGCTGCCCCGCATGCACGACCGCGTGCTCATCGCCGGGACCGAGCAGACAGTGCCCAACGCCACACCCAGCCACGTGCTGCTGCACGGACAACTGGCCGGCGGCGCCACCGCGTCGGTCGCCGTGCACGGCGGCAATGGACCCGCCCGGTACGGGTTCCGCCTGGAACTCGTCGGCAGCGACGCCACCTTGACCGCCACCCCGACCCAGCCCGGGACATTCATCCACTGGGGCGACTGGGAGATCCGGATCGGCGAGGAGACCCTGGCCATGCCCGCCACCTACCGGACCGTCCCTGCCAGCGTCCAGTCCGGCCCACCGGCCAACATCGCAGCCCTCTACCAGGAGGTCGCTCGAGCCATCGCCGAGGCCCGACAACCGCATCCCAGCTTCGAGACCGCCCTGCGCCACCACCGCCTCCTGGCCGCCATCGAACAATCGGCAGCCGATGGAATCGTTCGGCGCGTCTCGTAG